A section of the Mycobacteriales bacterium genome encodes:
- a CDS encoding SAM-dependent chlorinase/fluorinase, with protein MAYDWVSLLTDYGTADGFVAACHGAIAQIAPAVRVIDITHEVPPGDIRRGAVVLAQTVPALPPAVHVAVVDPGVGTARRAIALRTPGGVLVGPDNGLLGWAAEALGGITAAVTLTDPAYHLPSAASTFDGRDVFAPVAAHLAAGADFAAVGTPLDPRDLVLLPEPRRRAVPGRLDCEVLTVDRFGNVQTSGRTDDVAVAGLAQGDDVLVGTPSGRHRMPFAGAFGEVAAGAPLCFLDSAGRLAIAVNGGDAAARLGVAASDPLTISAVGPS; from the coding sequence GTGGCCTACGACTGGGTCTCGCTGCTGACCGACTACGGCACCGCCGACGGCTTCGTGGCCGCCTGCCACGGTGCGATCGCCCAGATCGCCCCGGCCGTGCGGGTGATCGACATCACCCACGAGGTGCCGCCCGGCGACATCCGCCGGGGCGCAGTCGTCCTGGCCCAGACCGTGCCGGCCCTCCCGCCGGCGGTGCACGTCGCTGTCGTCGATCCCGGCGTCGGGACGGCACGCCGGGCGATCGCGCTTCGTACGCCGGGCGGGGTCCTCGTCGGGCCGGACAACGGCCTGCTCGGCTGGGCGGCCGAGGCGCTGGGCGGGATCACCGCGGCGGTCACCCTCACCGATCCCGCGTACCACCTGCCGAGCGCGGCCTCGACGTTCGACGGCCGGGACGTCTTCGCCCCGGTGGCGGCGCACCTCGCCGCGGGCGCAGATTTCGCCGCAGTCGGAACTCCGCTCGACCCGCGCGACCTGGTGCTTCTCCCCGAGCCACGCCGGCGGGCCGTCCCGGGGCGGCTGGACTGCGAGGTCCTCACCGTCGACCGCTTCGGCAACGTCCAGACCAGCGGGCGGACCGACGACGTCGCCGTCGCCGGTCTCGCCCAGGGCGACGACGTGCTGGTCGGTACTCCATCCGGCCGACACCGGATGCCCTTCGCCGGCGCCTTCGGCGAGGTCGCCGCCGGGGCGCCGCTGTGCTTCCTGGACTCCGCCGGCCGGCTCGCCATCGCCGTCAACGGCGGGGACGCGGCCGCCCGACTGGGCGTCGCCGCATCCGACCCGCTGACGATCTCGGCGGTCGGACCGAGCTGA